Proteins encoded by one window of Drosophila melanogaster chromosome X:
- the bcn92 gene encoding bcn92, protein MSTRRQAITLYRNLLRESEKLPSYNFRMYAARKIRDTFRANRSTRDFAEIDRQMAEGQQNLELIRRQVIIGHLYSADKLVIENKKTLKPSDD, encoded by the exons ATGTCGACCCGTCGCCAGGCGATCACGTTATACAGGAATCTCCTGCGCGAATCGGAGAAGCTGCCCTCGTACAACTTCAG AATGTACGCTGCCCGAAAAATACGCGACACATTCCGCGCCAACAGGAGCACCAGGGACTTCGCGGAGATCGATCGCCAAATGGCCGAGGGCCAACAGAATCTGGAGCTGATACGTCGCCAG GTAATCATCGGCCACCTGTATTCCGCTGACAAACTGGTTATAGAGAACAAGAAGACCCTGAAGCCCTCGGACGACTAA